The window ACCCTCGACCTGAATTTTTTTTCGCCATGGGCGTCCACTGCTACATCTGAGTTGCCTCCGAGATGGCACACTTCCCTCGCCTCTCTCCCCATacgctgctgcttctgcttgaTGAAACTTGGCAACGAAAGACTTAAGCCTCTTGCCGGATCGGTGAAGCCGTTGCGCCCGTGACCGCAGCCTCTGCAGCCTCAACACCTTCTGAGAAGCACTGACGATGACGTACGAACCCGAAGAGttctcgccggcgacgccgcccttcttcgaggacggcgccggcgacgtctgGGTTCCCCTCTACCGCCACTCGTGCACCTTTGGTCCCGACGTCTTCGTCGAAAAGATGGACAACATGATTCGGAACCCAAACCTCAACTCCAGCTGGCTGTTCCGCGCCGATATCCTCCACGACGATCTAGAGGGTGTCGTCTCCGCCTCGCCGGACCTTCGACCTGTCGTGAGAGACGTCAAGGGCATGCGATGCCACCGAAGGCTCGTCCGGAAGCTGATACCGAGAAACGACCGGCGCGATGCGCCCCTGGACCAGACCTGCTCGTTTCACCACGAGGACTCGTCCGACGAAACGCTGCGGTCGCTGGTCCTCTATCTGCCACACGCCTCTTCCGGTCCTGAGCTGCCCTTTTACCACCCCCATGTCCGCGGAATCGCTCACTTGCACGAGTGGGATCCCGTGCGACAATCTGGTTCGATATCGATCCACTTCCTCCCCTTCGAGCCCGAGCACCTCGACGATCCCAAGACCCGCCGGCCAGCCTACCACCTCCTTCACATCCTCCACAagcacggccacggcgtgGGATACGTCAAAAAGGTCCACCACGACATTGTCGTCCCGCAGGCTACCTTCCAGGACCGCTACATGCAGCTGAAGAACAAGTACGCCCGCGACCTGGTCCAGGGTTGGGCCGAATCCACGGACCCGGCCAAGCATGTTTTCGAGGACCTCGCCATTGCCTCCTTCCTCATCGGCCTCTGGGAGGACATGTTCAAGGGCGGCAGCAAGTTtcccggcttcgtcgacatCGGCTGCGGCAACGGCTTGCTCGTCCACGTCCTCAACAAGGAAGGCTATGCCGGATGGGGCTTTGATGCCAGGGCGCGCAAGTCTTGGGCGCAATACCAGAGCCCCGTGCAGTGTTCCCCATCCGGTCAGTCCTTGGAACAGCGACTGCTTCTGCCCAGCGTCGTCCCCACGCAGAGCGACAGCGCGACACCAGAACTCGACGGCGATCTCGTTCACGACGGTGTCTTCCCCCAGGGAACATTCATCATCTCCAATCACGCCGACGAATTGACGCCTTGGACCCCTATCCTAGCCGCCCTCTCGCGTTGCCCCTTCCTCATGATTCCCTGCTGCAGCCACAGGCTCACGGGAGAAAAGTTTCgtgcgccggcgccgcgcgACAAGTCGAAATCCAGCTCGACGTTTGCCTCTCTCGTCGACTGGGTGACACGCATCGGCGAGGACTGCGGCTGGCTGATCGAGGTGGAAATGATGCGCATTCCCAGCACCAGAAATATCGGCCTCCTGGGCAGGACTCGGGTCAAGGACGCTATCGACATTGACGTGGACGCCATCCTCCGAAAGTACGGGGGGGTAGATGGCTACTATGACAACGTGGCGAAGCTGGTCAAGGCTGGGCCGAGAAGTCATTGATGATTGCGTcgcaccgtcgcctcgggAGCCCATGGCTTGTGACGAGAATAAAACGATGGCGAGGGCAAGTGTAGGAATAGGGCAAGAAAGTGACGATGGACAGCATGGCGATACCCAACACGAGGAAACAAGAGCGCAGGAATCCCGTAGAAACCGGCGTGGCCAGTTGAGCGCAACGATGAGGTGAGATCGGGAAAGGTGTCCGCTCGATTGATTACAGATGCATCTACCAAAAACTCCATAGCAATGCAGCCAAACTGCTGAACGCGCCAAGGCTCACAGTTCAACCCGACATTAGGCCCGCATGAGGACGCCAATCTTGCGCCTACTCATGCCGTGCTAGTTTGAACACCCGTCCAACCAACTTGTCGTTCCAAACACCTGAGGGGACGTTAAGCAAAGCCAACGCTGAACAAGACCAACCATACAAAAAATGTGACATCCGGCATGAGTGTAGAGCCTGCGTCTCGTTCACGCACGTCATTGGAACAGATTCTCTCGCATCAAACTCCGCTCCGTACCATCGTTTTCCATACCATTCATTCGGCGCGAATCGCTTTGGAACTCATGACCTTTGTCCGTCActcctcgtcatcttccTCGATGACGGCAGGTGTGCGCCGTTCTGTGCGTCTCTTGGGGCGTCTGTGCCTGGAGCTGCTGATGTTACTAGCCGAATCATCGGGCATTATGTCCGCATCGTCCATGCACCAGTCGTCATCgcttccgccgtcggcctcacCCCCAGCCTCCCATGTGGGCCGTTCATCCGCACCGGTCTGGCCGTTGTCAGGGCCGGCGTTCCGGGGCACGCTCAGGCGTCGGCGGTTTTGGATGTTGTGCATCAGGCCGGCTCCTCGCAGTCGCAGGGCCGTGCGGACCATCTCGGCCTTTTGATGCAGCTTTTCAAACGCATCCTCGAGCGTTTCCATGCCAAGGTATATTTCCCgttcgatggcggcggcggcttccatctccatctcctcgtcgttggACACGGGCTGCTTCCCACCAGGAAGGCCAGACGATGCGAGGCTGACAAACGACGCCGGTGAGGGTTCCTGCGCAAAGTACGGAGAGTGCGGATTTGCATTTCTGAAGCCCGTGGCCGGTGGTGTCTGGAGTCCCGGGCTCATGGTTGATCGGCTTCCGAGGTACGCGCCGGCCGATGCTTCGGacgtgccgccgtcggcgtcggcgcctgACCACAGGAAACCGTCGAAACGGCCCGAGGTGAGGATCTCCCATTCCGAATTGTTGATGCTGGAGATGGTGACAAGCAGGTCGTGCGTGTGCGGGTTCTTGACGAGATACATGGCCGACTCGGCATCGCGCGGTGCCTGCTGCAGCCGGTACAGCCGCTGAAGGGATAGACCGCACTTGACGATGAAATCGCTGCGAGTCTGGAAGCCAGGGATCGAGCCGCGCATAAACGACTTTAGCTCGCGAGATCCGGAGAGGAGGGCGCTGAAGTAGGGTCGATCCTTGGGATCCATGCTGGTCAAAACGGCAAAGGCCAaggtctcgtcgtcgacctcctGAGGGAGAGGCACGGGCGATCCGCCCGTCTTGTTCAACCacttgtcgacggcggaccTGACCTTTTTCGACTGGCGAAGGTAGTGCTCCCTGAATTCCTCGGCAATGTCGGGATCCATGTTGATGGGAGACTCGGGCCGACGGGgcacgtcggccgagtcCTCGGCTGCCTTGGTACCAATTTCTGCGAGATCgaacggcggccacggcggtagctcgacgcggccgcagACCCACTCGAGGACGTCGCCCCAGTTCAGTCCTCTGTGAATCTCGTGGGATCCATCGCAGACGACGCAAGCGCAGCCGTGCGGGGGAAGGTCGCGGGAGAAGACATTCTCGAGCCTATCGAGCAGACGGCGTGCGACGGAGCGATGGcccgtggcgacggcgatggagccTTGCCTCGAAACGACCGTCGCATACTGGTCGAGAAGGTTGAAGAAGGGCGCGAACAGCGTCTCGGCGCCGTTGAGCGGCGAGCCCGAGCATCGCGCACcggttggcggcggcaggacgGACAAGAAGTGTTGGGGGACGGTATAGGCGAGGCCGCCATTTTGCAAAAGGTAATCGACTCGCGGTGCGTCTTGGACATCGAgggccggtgccgaggcgGGAATGGCATTGTTGAATGGACCGTTGGCTTCTCCGACGACAggtctcggcgccggcctgtCCTTGCGATGCATGGAGGGAAACTGGCCAGGCGGCGTTGGCGTTCTCGGGGATGAGTCTTgggcgctcgacggcgaggattCATCCTCCGGAGGGTCGTGTCTCTTGGAGCTGGTTCGGATGGGTGCGGAGCGCTTGGTGGAGTGACGTGAGGAGGCTGATCTCAGCGAGGACGAAGATCGGAGTCGTTCGTGCGACGACTTGTTCTTCGAGGACTTGACGTAGGTGGCCTggctggacgaggccgacttGCGACTCAGCTTGGAGACTCCATCATCGTTGCGAGAAGCAGATTTGGCGCCGGCCTTTTCCTTGGACAGTCTTTCAGCCCGTCTCTTGTCGGACACGAGATCTGTCTCGGGCGGACTAGGGGGCCGCGACGATTTTTTCGACGTCGACTTGGATCGGCGCTCCTCGTTGCCAACATCCGTCGGCTCCGGGGTCAACGGATTTGATTGCTTCGTGCCGGACAAGTCCTCCCGGCTATGGACCGCCTCCTTGCTGTGGGCCTTGCTGAAGGTAGGGTACGGCAGGGAAATCCGAGGGGTCATCAAGGAAATGTTGGACAAGCTGGCGGCAAggtcgctcgtcgacgctggcCGCTCGctcttgtccttgtcctttttGCGATGGCgtttcgtcgacgacagagtcgagtcggcgtcggcggcatctcCTCCCAGCTTGCTACGTGATGTCTTGGACGATCTGTGGCGATGCTCGCCATCCTTGTCTGATTTGCGGTCCGCCTTGGAGCGTCGAGTCCTGTCGCGAGAGAGATTGctggcggcagcgtcgacgacgacgtcacgCTCTTCGGACGGCATTTTCAGGACATCGGGCAAGCTTtcggcgggggagggggggaggcagGTGGCACGAGAAAAGAGCTCGAGAAAAGTAGCTCGAGAAAGTAGCTCGAGAAAGCTCCCGAGAAAAACCGGGTGGATCGTCCTCGCAGAGCAGCTCGAGAGGGCGAGATGATCTGCCCACGCGGCAGCGAGGGGTGGCTGGGATTGATGACGATGGTGGGGAGGTGTGATGTGGGTTCGAGCTCACCGGCTCGTGTCGAGCGGCAAGGGAAGCCTTGATTCAGGGGGAACGCAGCTCCGGTGAGCGAGTATATCGCCGTCTCAGACGAAAGACCAGGTCGACATATGACCAGGCGCACTGTGGAGGCGGCGAGAAATGGCCGCCCGGTTGAGAAAAACAAGCGGCCAACGACGGGGCGGATGATGACGGCTCGACGCTGTTGATGGGAGCTGCGGACGGGAAACGTGGATGGGAACTGT of the Drechmeria coniospora strain ARSEF 6962 chromosome 01, whole genome shotgun sequence genome contains:
- a CDS encoding tRNA -methyltransferase; its protein translation is MTYEPEEFSPATPPFFEDGAGDVWVPLYRHSCTFGPDVFVEKMDNMIRNPNLNSSWLFRADILHDDLEGVVSASPDLRPVVRDVKGMRCHRRLVRKLIPRNDRRDAPLDQTCSFHHEDSSDETLRSLVLYLPHASSGPELPFYHPHVRGIAHLHEWDPVRQSGSISIHFLPFEPEHLDDPKTRRPAYHLLHILHKHGHGVGYVKKVHHDIVVPQATFQDRYMQLKNKYARDLVQGWAESTDPAKHVFEDLAIASFLIGLWEDMFKGGSKFPGFVDIGCGNGLLVHVLNKEGYAGWGFDARARKSWAQYQSPVQCSPSGQSLEQRLLLPSVVPTQSDSATPELDGDLVHDGVFPQGTFIISNHADELTPWTPILAALSRCPFLMIPCCSHRLTGEKFRAPAPRDKSKSSSTFASLVDWVTRIGEDCGWLIEVEMMRIPSTRNIGLLGRTRVKDAIDIDVDAILRKYGGVDGYYDNVAKLVKAGPRSH
- a CDS encoding 5-Methylcytosine G/T mismatch-specific DNA glycosylase; this encodes MPSEERDVVVDAAASNLSRDRTRRSKADRKSDKDGEHRHRSSKTSRSKLGGDAADADSTLSSTKRHRKKDKDKSERPASTSDLAASLSNISLMTPRISLPYPTFSKAHSKEAVHSREDLSGTKQSNPLTPEPTDVGNEERRSKSTSKKSSRPPSPPETDLVSDKRRAERLSKEKAGAKSASRNDDGVSKLSRKSASSSQATYVKSSKNKSSHERLRSSSSLRSASSRHSTKRSAPIRTSSKRHDPPEDESSPSSAQDSSPRTPTPPGQFPSMHRKDRPAPRPVVGEANGPFNNAIPASAPALDVQDAPRVDYLLQNGGLAYTVPQHFLSVLPPPTGARCSGSPLNGAETLFAPFFNLLDQYATVVSRQGSIAVATGHRSVARRLLDRLENVFSRDLPPHGCACVVCDGSHEIHRGLNWGDVLEWVCGRVELPPWPPFDLAEIGTKAAEDSADVPRRPESPINMDPDIAEEFREHYLRQSKKVRSAVDKWLNKTGGSPVPLPQEVDDETLAFAVLTSMDPKDRPYFSALLSGSRELKSFMRGSIPGFQTRSDFIVKCGLSLQRLYRLQQAPRDAESAMYLVKNPHTHDLLVTISSINNSEWEILTSGRFDGFLWSGADADGGTSEASAGAYLGSRSTMSPGLQTPPATGFRNANPHSPYFAQEPSPASFVSLASSGLPGGKQPVSNDEEMEMEAAAAIEREIYLGMETLEDAFEKLHQKAEMVRTALRLRGAGLMHNIQNRRRLSVPRNAGPDNGQTGADERPTWEAGGEADGGSDDDWCMDDADIMPDDSASNISSSRHRRPKRRTERRTPAVIEEDDEE